One genomic region from Flagellimonas oceani encodes:
- a CDS encoding LolA family protein: protein MIKKSILFITLFAVGLFSYGQNSGKAKALLDEVYNKVQSYDNIYIDFQSTLENTEANLKQETNGNVTLDGEKYLLNYFGAKQMYDGKKVYTVVPENEEVTIEDVNEDNDNVSPSKMLTFYKTGHNYEWDILQNVGGRKIQYVKLIPIDSNTEIKSVLLGIDTQTKHIYKLIQTGSNGTKTTITVNSFKTNQPISSTLFTFDEKKYEDKGYYIIRN from the coding sequence ATGATCAAGAAAAGTATTCTTTTTATAACATTGTTTGCCGTTGGACTATTTTCTTACGGGCAAAACTCAGGTAAAGCAAAAGCTTTGTTGGACGAGGTGTACAACAAAGTACAGAGCTACGATAACATTTATATTGATTTCCAATCCACTTTGGAGAACACAGAGGCAAATCTAAAACAGGAAACCAACGGAAACGTGACCTTGGACGGTGAAAAGTACCTACTGAACTATTTTGGGGCCAAGCAAATGTACGATGGCAAAAAAGTCTACACCGTAGTGCCCGAAAACGAAGAGGTTACCATTGAGGATGTTAACGAGGACAACGACAACGTAAGCCCTTCCAAAATGTTGACCTTTTACAAAACGGGGCATAATTACGAATGGGACATCCTTCAAAATGTGGGAGGCAGGAAAATTCAATACGTAAAATTGATTCCGATTGATTCCAATACCGAGATCAAATCAGTGCTTTTGGGAATCGATACGCAAACAAAACACATCTACAAGCTGATCCAAACGGGAAGCAATGGTACCAAAACCACTATTACCGTTAATTCTTTCAAAACCAATCAGCCCATATCGAGTACTCTGTTTACCTTTGACGAGAAAAAGTACGAGGACAAAGGGTACTACATCATAAGAAACTAG
- a CDS encoding LptF/LptG family permease, whose protein sequence is MKILDQYILRRFLYNFFSSFFILIVIFIFQGIWLFIDDLAGKGLGMVIIGKFIFYFIPTLVDKVLPLTVLLSSILTFGTFAENYEFAAMKASGISLQRGMRSLIVFVLFLGLVTFFFANDVIPKSEQKMFNLRRNIAKVKPAAAITEGVFSDFEGTGQGMNIKVDKKYGEQDRFLDNVIIHKKTDQNINNTVIKAKAGELISSEESDIIQLVLKDGNYYEEIVKKDAQEKRKQPFAKSNFDTYTINIDISELNDQDLEEDQNITTNKMKNVGRLIKDIDSLRENNLEKVTAFSKNVVNRMGAFPVKAPIDTTQQKLELIKAKDTIQRDSIETIDQFVSGLEQWEQIQVMKKALNEVSSIINTVDSKKQELQSRYKFYNSHILSLHQKYALALSCIILFFVGAPLGAIIRKGGLGLPMVVAIILFLTYYFIGVFAGNYAKEGNIHPAIGAWLPTMIMLPLGISLTRRATADKGLVGFGHFIDRIKSLFKKKEKEAEDQ, encoded by the coding sequence TTGAAAATACTTGACCAGTATATACTAAGAAGATTTCTTTACAACTTCTTCAGTTCCTTTTTCATCCTGATCGTCATATTCATTTTTCAGGGAATATGGCTTTTCATCGATGATTTAGCTGGAAAGGGACTGGGCATGGTCATTATTGGCAAGTTTATTTTTTACTTTATTCCCACATTGGTGGACAAGGTGCTGCCCCTCACAGTACTCCTCTCCTCTATCCTTACCTTTGGTACGTTTGCGGAAAACTATGAGTTCGCCGCCATGAAAGCTTCCGGGATATCCCTACAAAGAGGGATGCGCAGCCTTATCGTATTTGTTTTGTTCTTGGGATTGGTGACCTTCTTTTTTGCCAATGATGTTATCCCAAAATCCGAACAAAAAATGTTCAACCTTAGACGGAACATCGCCAAGGTAAAGCCAGCCGCGGCAATTACCGAAGGTGTTTTTAGCGATTTTGAGGGAACCGGACAGGGAATGAACATTAAAGTGGACAAGAAATATGGGGAACAGGACCGATTCCTGGACAATGTGATTATTCACAAGAAGACCGACCAGAACATCAATAACACCGTCATCAAGGCAAAAGCTGGCGAGTTGATCAGTAGCGAGGAATCCGACATCATACAATTGGTCCTGAAAGATGGGAATTACTACGAAGAAATCGTAAAAAAAGACGCCCAGGAAAAACGCAAACAACCCTTTGCAAAATCCAATTTTGATACCTACACCATCAATATTGACATTTCGGAACTCAACGACCAAGATTTGGAAGAGGACCAGAACATCACCACCAACAAAATGAAAAATGTTGGCCGCCTCATCAAAGACATCGATTCGCTACGTGAAAACAACCTCGAAAAAGTTACGGCATTTTCCAAAAACGTGGTAAACCGCATGGGAGCCTTTCCTGTTAAGGCACCCATAGACACTACACAACAAAAATTGGAGCTTATAAAGGCAAAGGACACCATCCAACGGGATTCCATAGAAACCATTGACCAATTTGTGTCCGGTTTAGAACAATGGGAACAGATTCAAGTAATGAAAAAGGCATTGAACGAGGTTTCCAGCATCATTAACACGGTCGATTCCAAAAAGCAAGAACTCCAGAGCCGATATAAATTTTATAACAGCCATATTTTGTCCCTACACCAAAAATACGCGCTTGCACTTTCGTGCATCATACTATTTTTTGTGGGGGCACCTTTGGGCGCCATCATCCGTAAAGGCGGATTGGGTCTGCCCATGGTTGTTGCGATTATCCTATTTTTGACCTACTATTTTATCGGGGTTTTTGCCGGCAATTATGCCAAGGAGGGCAATATTCATCCCGCTATTGGAGCTTGGTTGCCCACTATGATCATGCTGCCCTTGGGCATATCGCTCACCAGAAGGGCCACTGCCGATAAAGGATTGGTAGGGTTTGGTCATTTTATCGACCGCATCAAATCATTATTTAAAAAGAAAGAAAAAGAAGCTGAAGACCAATGA
- the ribB gene encoding 3,4-dihydroxy-2-butanone-4-phosphate synthase: MIAKDKKVQLNAIEEAIADIRDGKVIIVVDDENRENEGDFLAAAELITPETINFMATHGRGLICAPLTEGRCKDLGLHKMVNHNTDPLETAFTVSVDLRGKGVTTGISAGDRAKTVLALTDKDTKPHELARPGHIFPLIAKEGGVLRRTGHTEAAIDFARLAGLEPAGVIVEIMNEDGSMARLPQLMEVAKKFDLKIVSIEDLIAYRMEHDSLIELKEAFTIKTRFGEFRLRAYKQTTNDQVHIALLKGNWKSGEPVLTRINSTLVNNDILGTLTNNPDEALQQMFDALNKEEKSAMIFINQGNQSMNLLNRLSEFKKLQGEGITKAPKVEMDHKDFGIGAQILHDINISKIRLLTNSGQTKRVGMVGYGLEIVEYVNY, from the coding sequence ATGATCGCCAAGGATAAGAAAGTACAACTGAATGCCATAGAAGAAGCCATTGCCGATATTAGGGATGGTAAGGTAATTATAGTGGTGGATGATGAAAATCGGGAAAACGAAGGTGATTTTTTGGCAGCTGCCGAATTGATAACCCCCGAGACCATCAATTTTATGGCCACCCATGGTCGCGGTCTTATCTGCGCTCCACTAACAGAAGGGCGCTGTAAAGATTTGGGACTTCATAAAATGGTGAACCACAACACGGATCCTTTGGAAACCGCATTTACCGTATCGGTTGATTTAAGGGGAAAAGGAGTGACCACCGGAATATCCGCCGGCGATAGGGCCAAAACCGTGCTAGCGCTCACAGATAAGGACACAAAACCCCATGAGTTGGCCAGACCTGGACATATTTTTCCATTGATTGCCAAAGAAGGAGGCGTATTGCGACGAACCGGACACACCGAAGCAGCCATTGACTTTGCCCGACTGGCGGGATTGGAACCTGCTGGAGTTATCGTGGAGATCATGAACGAAGACGGTTCCATGGCGCGATTGCCCCAATTGATGGAAGTTGCCAAGAAATTCGACCTTAAAATTGTTTCCATCGAGGATTTGATCGCCTACCGAATGGAACACGACAGTTTGATAGAGCTCAAAGAAGCCTTTACCATAAAAACACGGTTTGGCGAATTCCGGTTACGGGCCTATAAACAAACCACCAACGATCAAGTCCATATTGCGTTGTTAAAAGGAAACTGGAAATCAGGGGAACCTGTATTGACCCGTATCAACTCTACCTTGGTGAACAACGATATCCTGGGCACCTTGACCAATAATCCGGACGAGGCGCTTCAGCAAATGTTCGATGCGCTGAACAAAGAGGAAAAGAGTGCCATGATTTTTATTAATCAAGGAAACCAATCCATGAATTTGTTGAACAGATTGTCGGAATTCAAAAAACTACAGGGCGAGGGCATCACCAAGGCCCCTAAAGTTGAGATGGATCACAAGGACTTTGGTATTGGGGCGCAAATTCTGCACGACATTAATATATCCAAAATTAGATTATTGACGAACTCGGGCCAGACCAAACGTGTGGGCATGGTAGGATACGGTCTGGAGATTGTGGAGTACGTCAATTACTAA
- a CDS encoding DegT/DnrJ/EryC1/StrS family aminotransferase, with product MPGFELFGDKERKEVQDVMDSGVLMRYGFDGMRNGHWKTKELEAGLSERMQSKYAHAVSSGTAALTVALASAGVGAGDEVIMPTFTFVASFESILALGAVPVLVDIDDTLTLNPEAVEKAINPKTKVVMPVHMCGSMANLNALKTICDKHGLLLLEDACQAIGGTYNGKPLGSIGDLGCFSFDYVKTITCGEGGALITNNKKYYENAHKYSDHGHDHIGNNRGAEEHPFLGYNFRISEMNAAVGVAQLARLDEFLAIQKRNYTILREALSDIPEVVFRTVPKGGVENYSFLNFFMPTEDLAQTAHQELIEAEVDGCFYWYDNNWHYYKKWEHLIQKKSLGKLPKDVLEALPDYSKADFSESDKWMSRNISCLIKLGWSEEEVAERAKKMVEAVKASL from the coding sequence ATGCCGGGATTTGAACTTTTTGGGGATAAGGAAAGAAAGGAAGTACAGGACGTAATGGACTCAGGGGTGCTGATGCGCTACGGGTTCGATGGCATGCGGAACGGACATTGGAAAACCAAAGAACTTGAAGCAGGATTGTCCGAGCGCATGCAATCCAAATACGCACATGCCGTGAGCAGCGGTACGGCCGCATTGACGGTAGCCCTTGCCAGTGCAGGTGTTGGGGCAGGGGATGAGGTAATCATGCCCACTTTTACATTTGTGGCCAGCTTTGAATCTATTTTGGCATTGGGAGCAGTTCCTGTTCTGGTCGATATTGATGATACCCTCACATTAAACCCCGAAGCGGTGGAAAAGGCCATCAATCCAAAGACCAAGGTGGTAATGCCCGTGCACATGTGCGGTTCCATGGCCAATTTGAACGCCCTCAAAACCATTTGTGACAAACATGGGTTATTGTTGCTGGAAGATGCCTGTCAGGCCATCGGGGGAACCTATAATGGCAAGCCGCTTGGCAGTATTGGCGATTTGGGCTGCTTTTCTTTTGATTATGTAAAAACCATTACCTGCGGAGAAGGCGGTGCCCTAATTACAAATAACAAGAAATACTATGAGAATGCACACAAGTATTCCGATCACGGTCATGATCACATCGGAAACAATAGGGGAGCGGAGGAACATCCGTTTTTAGGCTATAATTTCCGAATCTCCGAGATGAACGCCGCCGTAGGTGTGGCCCAATTGGCCCGTTTGGATGAGTTTTTGGCTATCCAAAAAAGGAATTATACCATTTTAAGGGAGGCCTTATCAGATATTCCCGAAGTAGTTTTTAGGACTGTTCCCAAAGGAGGCGTGGAGAACTATTCTTTTCTGAATTTCTTTATGCCAACTGAAGATTTGGCGCAAACAGCCCATCAAGAACTGATTGAAGCAGAGGTCGATGGCTGTTTTTATTGGTACGATAACAATTGGCATTATTATAAGAAATGGGAGCATTTGATCCAGAAAAAGTCTTTGGGAAAATTGCCAAAGGATGTCCTTGAGGCATTGCCCGATTACAGCAAAGCTGATTTTTCGGAATCCGACAAATGGATGTCGCGGAACATCTCTTGCTTGATCAAATTGGGTTGGTCCGAAGAGGAAGTGGCCGAACGAGCCAAAAAAATGGTAGAAGCGGTTAAGGCATCGTTGTAA
- a CDS encoding sulfite exporter TauE/SafE family protein, whose amino-acid sequence MLEWYHYLLLIAVGFAVGFINTVAGGGSLLSLPTLIFLGLPPAVANGTNRVAIVIQTAMGTAGFRSKGISTYPFNVYLGISAFLGAIIGAYIAVDIDGETFNRILAIVMIAVVLIIIFKPKMRVEEMQERLTGKYLWAALIVFFFFGIYGGFINAGLGFLMMLFLHYFNQMNLVRSNATKVAVVFIYMLAALAVFVFNDKVNWKLGLVLAIGNGSGAWFASRFSVKKGDGFIRTFLVIAVVLMAIKLWFF is encoded by the coding sequence ATGCTCGAGTGGTACCATTATTTACTATTGATTGCAGTAGGTTTTGCCGTAGGTTTCATAAATACGGTAGCCGGGGGCGGCTCCCTACTTTCCTTGCCCACACTTATCTTTTTGGGATTGCCACCGGCTGTTGCAAACGGTACCAATCGGGTCGCCATCGTAATCCAAACTGCCATGGGCACAGCTGGTTTTAGGAGCAAGGGCATTTCTACATATCCATTTAATGTGTATTTGGGTATTTCGGCCTTTTTGGGTGCTATAATCGGGGCTTATATTGCGGTGGATATAGACGGGGAAACCTTTAACAGAATCTTGGCCATAGTGATGATAGCCGTAGTGCTCATCATCATTTTTAAACCCAAAATGCGGGTGGAAGAGATGCAGGAAAGGCTCACTGGCAAATACCTTTGGGCAGCGTTGATCGTATTCTTTTTTTTTGGTATTTACGGAGGTTTTATCAATGCGGGTCTTGGATTTTTAATGATGCTTTTTTTGCATTACTTTAATCAAATGAACCTGGTAAGGTCCAATGCAACCAAGGTGGCCGTGGTTTTTATCTATATGTTGGCCGCTTTGGCGGTTTTTGTATTTAATGATAAGGTCAACTGGAAACTAGGGCTTGTACTTGCCATTGGTAATGGTTCGGGCGCTTGGTTTGCCAGTAGGTTCTCCGTAAAAAAAGGGGACGGATTCATAAGAACATTTTTAGTCATTGCCGTAGTCTTGATGGCCATCAAACTATGGTTCTTTTAA
- a CDS encoding winged helix-turn-helix domain-containing protein, whose protein sequence is MKTKKELRNRCWIDIDGKKFFGPGRAQLLVMIDKNGSLSKAAKDMGMSYRKAWSMVEDMNQRGQQPYVELHKGGTQGGGAELTERGKKVLAAFQNMSDKIQATLEQHTEEMLGLI, encoded by the coding sequence ATGAAAACTAAAAAAGAACTGCGCAACCGCTGCTGGATAGATATTGATGGAAAAAAGTTTTTTGGTCCGGGAAGGGCGCAATTGTTGGTGATGATCGATAAAAACGGTTCCCTGTCCAAAGCCGCGAAAGATATGGGCATGTCCTACCGCAAAGCCTGGTCCATGGTGGAAGATATGAACCAAAGAGGCCAACAACCCTACGTGGAACTGCACAAGGGCGGTACCCAAGGCGGCGGTGCCGAATTGACGGAAAGGGGGAAAAAAGTACTTGCTGCCTTTCAAAACATGAGCGACAAGATTCAAGCAACCTTGGAACAACATACTGAAGAAATGTTGGGGCTGATTTAG
- a CDS encoding sulfite exporter TauE/SafE family protein codes for MSVEYLPIVFFLIALFYSSVGFGGGSSYLAILSLFLTDFYEIRSIALILNICVVAIGTLVFIRNRVFDLKLFWPFLAMSIPFAYLGAQIRLSQTTFFLILGAALVMAGFFMLLRFAKKKLDSKKFSNPKKLALGGGIGLLSGISGIGGGIFLSPVLNLLKWENPRVVASLASVFILVNSIAGLIGLNMAGTFQLNNDLMLQLIVAVVIGGSIGSYLSNKRFNLKFLGVLTSILVLYVGFRLILLHGFGIKI; via the coding sequence ATGAGCGTTGAATACTTACCCATCGTTTTTTTTCTGATTGCACTCTTTTATAGCTCCGTAGGATTTGGAGGTGGGTCGAGTTATTTGGCGATTTTAAGCCTTTTCCTCACCGATTTTTATGAAATCCGCTCTATTGCCCTCATTTTAAACATCTGTGTGGTCGCCATCGGGACTCTGGTTTTTATTCGCAATCGGGTTTTTGATCTCAAGTTGTTCTGGCCCTTTTTGGCCATGAGCATTCCTTTTGCTTATCTCGGTGCTCAAATACGTCTGTCCCAAACCACATTCTTCTTGATTTTGGGCGCAGCCTTGGTAATGGCCGGATTCTTCATGTTACTTCGCTTTGCAAAGAAAAAACTGGATTCAAAGAAGTTTTCTAATCCAAAGAAGTTGGCGCTTGGTGGCGGCATTGGCTTACTTTCCGGAATATCTGGTATAGGTGGCGGTATTTTTTTATCGCCAGTGCTTAACCTGCTCAAATGGGAAAACCCAAGAGTGGTCGCTTCGCTGGCATCCGTGTTCATCTTAGTGAACTCCATTGCTGGTTTGATTGGCCTGAATATGGCGGGAACCTTCCAACTGAACAACGATTTGATGCTACAATTGATTGTTGCCGTTGTGATTGGTGGAAGTATTGGTTCTTATTTATCCAACAAACGGTTCAATCTGAAGTTTTTGGGCGTGCTAACCAGTATTTTGGTGCTGTATGTGGGTTTTCGGTTGATTCTACTTCACGGATTCGGTATCAAGATCTAA
- the glp gene encoding gephyrin-like molybdotransferase Glp: MVTIEEALRIIEDQKIELKSESKPLEEALGFALAAHTAAPFDVPEFDNSAMDGYALCGLYQQYQLVGEVAAGDSKDIALQEGEAVRIFTGAKVPQNTTAVMMQEKTSMKERTLFLDEMPKAGQNVREKGGQLKEGQAVFAKGHMLNPPSLALMGSLGLSTLEVFSKPRVNIITTGNELVKPGNPKTKGQIYESNSYAIAGALQQFGFQHHQKIQLQDDFEATKAGIKTALESCDVLIISGGISVGDYDFVKQSLEENGVNELFYKVFQKPGKPLYFGRKQNQFVFALPGNPASSLTCFYVYVLPLLQKLSGYSKTGLPTYQFPIKHAFENRFGRPSFLKAAVIDGKVAILDGQGSSMIQSMAQGNALAFVEDGEVLKKGDLMKCKLIS; the protein is encoded by the coding sequence ATGGTTACGATTGAAGAAGCACTTCGCATCATTGAAGACCAAAAGATTGAACTAAAAAGCGAATCCAAGCCTTTGGAGGAGGCACTCGGCTTTGCCTTGGCAGCCCATACGGCTGCACCATTTGATGTGCCTGAGTTTGACAATTCCGCGATGGACGGATATGCCCTTTGTGGGCTTTATCAACAGTATCAACTGGTAGGAGAAGTGGCTGCTGGTGATTCCAAGGATATTGCGTTGCAAGAAGGCGAGGCCGTTCGCATTTTTACGGGCGCCAAGGTGCCCCAAAACACTACGGCGGTCATGATGCAGGAGAAAACCTCGATGAAAGAGCGCACGTTGTTTCTTGATGAGATGCCCAAAGCAGGGCAAAATGTTCGGGAAAAAGGAGGTCAATTGAAAGAGGGACAAGCGGTGTTTGCAAAAGGACATATGTTGAACCCACCCTCCTTGGCGTTGATGGGCAGTTTGGGGTTGTCAACACTGGAAGTATTTTCCAAACCGCGTGTCAACATCATCACAACGGGAAACGAATTGGTAAAACCGGGCAACCCCAAAACCAAGGGACAAATCTATGAATCCAACAGCTATGCAATTGCGGGAGCACTGCAGCAATTTGGGTTTCAGCACCATCAAAAAATACAGCTTCAAGATGATTTTGAAGCCACAAAGGCAGGGATTAAAACGGCTTTGGAATCTTGCGATGTGTTGATTATCTCTGGCGGAATATCGGTTGGAGATTATGATTTTGTAAAACAATCCCTCGAAGAAAATGGAGTCAATGAGTTGTTTTACAAGGTGTTTCAGAAGCCTGGGAAGCCGCTTTATTTTGGTCGAAAGCAAAATCAGTTTGTGTTTGCCTTGCCAGGGAATCCAGCTTCGTCATTGACCTGTTTTTATGTGTACGTGCTTCCGCTGCTTCAAAAATTATCAGGATATTCCAAAACCGGTTTACCGACCTATCAGTTCCCAATAAAGCATGCTTTTGAAAATCGTTTTGGACGTCCTTCCTTTCTAAAAGCTGCGGTCATAGATGGAAAAGTAGCCATTTTGGACGGTCAAGGTTCCTCAATGATTCAATCCATGGCCCAAGGCAATGCACTTGCTTTTGTGGAAGATGGCGAAGTTTTGAAAAAGGGTGATTTGATGAAGTGTAAGCTAATTTCCTGA
- the moaA gene encoding GTP 3',8-cyclase MoaA — translation MIDKKPQIIDNFGRPHTYLRISLTDRCNLRCFYCMPEEGIELMEKPSIMTLEEIIEMTRTFRDLGVDTVRLTGGEPLVRKNFGYLVEELAKLGVTLKLTTNGIVLDKYLELFQKIGLRKINFSLDTLDKAKSIFITKRDYYERIMRNLNMALDMDMDLKINIVLIKGVNDNEINDFIALTKDKKITPKFIEFMPFKGNKWDWSKGVSKEEILKTVSGKFGEIETLDNPKHSTSTNFRVKGHKGSFGIVSTITNPFCDECNRIRLTADGKMKNCLFATSETDLLTPFRNGEPIENIILEAIKSKKHSRDGMDVKMDADHYEQNRSMISIGG, via the coding sequence ATGATTGACAAAAAACCACAAATAATCGACAATTTTGGTAGGCCACATACCTATCTCCGCATTTCGTTGACGGATAGATGCAACCTGCGGTGTTTTTACTGCATGCCCGAAGAAGGGATTGAGCTGATGGAAAAACCTAGCATCATGACGCTGGAGGAAATCATCGAAATGACTCGTACATTCCGGGATTTGGGGGTGGATACGGTGCGTTTGACAGGCGGCGAACCTTTGGTTCGGAAAAATTTTGGCTATTTGGTCGAAGAGCTGGCCAAACTGGGCGTTACCTTAAAATTGACCACCAACGGCATTGTGCTTGATAAATACCTAGAACTCTTTCAGAAAATTGGGCTGCGTAAAATCAACTTTAGTCTGGATACCCTGGACAAGGCCAAATCCATTTTCATCACAAAGCGGGATTATTACGAACGCATCATGCGGAACCTAAATATGGCGTTGGACATGGATATGGACCTCAAAATCAATATTGTTCTGATCAAAGGGGTGAACGACAATGAAATCAATGATTTTATTGCTTTAACCAAGGATAAAAAAATTACGCCCAAGTTCATCGAGTTTATGCCTTTTAAGGGCAACAAATGGGATTGGAGCAAGGGCGTGTCCAAGGAAGAAATCTTAAAGACCGTTAGCGGCAAGTTCGGTGAAATAGAAACCCTCGATAATCCAAAACACAGTACTTCCACCAACTTTAGGGTAAAGGGCCACAAAGGCAGTTTTGGCATTGTGAGCACCATTACCAATCCGTTTTGTGATGAATGCAACCGTATTCGTTTGACGGCGGATGGGAAAATGAAAAATTGTCTCTTTGCCACCTCCGAAACCGACTTGCTGACCCCGTTTCGCAACGGAGAGCCCATTGAAAACATCATTTTGGAAGCCATTAAATCCAAAAAACATTCCAGGGATGGCATGGATGTAAAAATGGATGCCGACCATTATGAGCAAAACCGTTCCATGATTTCAATAGGAGGCTAA
- the moaCB gene encoding bifunctional molybdenum cofactor biosynthesis protein MoaC/MoaB, whose translation MVDITHKQTTLREATAEAIVKTSSQATIDAIQNNAVPKGNVFEMAKAAGLLGVKKTPDLLPDCHPLPIEYTGIDYEIDGLDIIISMTVKTIYKTGVEVEAMHGASVVALTMYDMLKPIDKNVEISTIRLKTKKGGKSSFKINSEGLTADVVVCSDTISKGKGEDRAGEAIIEKLKALGVVSQKSIIPDEAEEIIKKVEHTIADLLIFTGGTGVGPRDVTPQTLEPMLDIKLKGVEEQMRSYGQNRMPYAMFSRSIAGIKDGKLILALPGSTKGAAESMDAIFPHVLHAFKVIEGKRHD comes from the coding sequence ATGGTAGACATTACACATAAACAAACTACTTTGCGGGAAGCCACCGCGGAAGCTATCGTAAAAACGAGTAGTCAGGCTACGATTGATGCCATACAAAACAACGCCGTTCCCAAAGGAAATGTGTTTGAAATGGCGAAGGCCGCCGGGTTGTTGGGCGTCAAAAAAACGCCGGACCTGTTGCCCGATTGCCATCCGTTGCCCATTGAGTACACTGGAATCGATTATGAAATCGATGGTTTGGACATCATCATTTCGATGACGGTAAAAACCATTTACAAAACAGGCGTTGAGGTAGAGGCGATGCACGGGGCCAGCGTTGTGGCACTCACGATGTACGATATGCTCAAACCGATTGACAAAAATGTTGAAATCAGTACCATTCGTCTCAAAACGAAAAAAGGAGGAAAATCCTCTTTCAAAATCAATTCAGAAGGGTTGACTGCGGATGTTGTTGTTTGTTCCGATACCATTTCCAAAGGAAAAGGCGAGGACAGGGCAGGAGAGGCTATCATCGAGAAATTGAAGGCTTTGGGAGTGGTATCTCAAAAAAGCATTATTCCCGATGAAGCTGAGGAAATCATCAAAAAAGTAGAACATACCATTGCAGACTTGTTGATTTTCACAGGAGGAACGGGTGTGGGGCCGCGTGATGTCACCCCACAGACCTTGGAACCTATGTTGGACATCAAACTAAAAGGAGTAGAAGAACAAATGCGTAGCTACGGGCAAAACCGTATGCCGTATGCGATGTTCTCGCGTTCCATCGCGGGCATCAAGGACGGTAAACTCATTCTGGCACTACCGGGTTCCACCAAAGGTGCAGCAGAATCGATGGATGCGATTTTCCCCCATGTGCTGCACGCATTTAAAGTGATAGAAGGAAAAAGACATGATTGA
- a CDS encoding molybdenum cofactor biosynthesis protein MoaE, translating to MDKKKPKKVFVQGAIPPEKIANSVANHQSKTNIGAHSIFLGQVRADEVDGKTVTAIDYTTYEEMAEKVFHEIREAAFSKFDITCAHIYHSLGKVKVGELCLFVFTSSAHRKITIEATNFFVEEIKAKVPVFGKEIFEDETHQWKVNK from the coding sequence ATGGATAAGAAGAAACCAAAAAAAGTATTTGTACAAGGAGCGATTCCTCCCGAAAAAATAGCCAACTCGGTGGCCAATCACCAAAGCAAGACCAACATTGGAGCCCACAGTATTTTTCTGGGACAGGTGAGGGCCGACGAAGTGGACGGTAAAACCGTAACCGCTATCGATTATACGACCTATGAGGAAATGGCGGAAAAAGTGTTCCACGAAATTCGCGAGGCGGCTTTTTCCAAGTTTGACATTACCTGTGCCCATATTTACCACAGTTTGGGTAAGGTGAAGGTTGGGGAATTGTGTTTGTTTGTGTTCACATCGTCGGCACATCGAAAAATTACTATTGAGGCCACAAACTTTTTTGTGGAGGAAATCAAGGCAAAAGTGCCTGTATTCGGTAAAGAGATTTTTGAGGACGAAACCCACCAATGGAAAGTAAATAAGTAA